A genomic window from Rattus norvegicus strain BN/NHsdMcwi chromosome 9, GRCr8, whole genome shotgun sequence includes:
- the Eif4e2 gene encoding eukaryotic translation initiation factor 4E type 2 isoform X1 yields MNNKFDALKDDDSGDHDQNEENSTQKDGEKEKTDRDKSQSGGKRKAVVPGPAEHPLQYNYTFWYSRRTPGRPTSSQSYEQNIKQIGTFASVEQFWKFYSHMVRPGDLTGHSDFHLFKEGIKPMWEDDANKNGGKWIIRLRKGLASRCWENLILAMLGEQFMVGEEICGAVVSVRFQEDIISIWNKTASDQATTARIRDTLRRVLNLPPNTIMEYKTHTDSIKKSLQSCRFFRERRRNPNCSSD; encoded by the exons ATGAACAACAAGTTCGACGC CTTAAAAGATGATGACAGTGGAGACCATGATCAGAATGAAGAAAACAGCACACAGAAAGATGGTGAGAAGGAAAAAACAGACCGAGATAAGAGCCAGAGTGGTGGCAAGAGGAAG GCTGTTGTCCCTGGACCAGCAGAACATCCCCTGCAGTACAACTACACCTTTTGGTACTCTAGGAGAACCCCTGGCCGTCCCACCAGTTCACAGAGCTATGAGCAGAACATCAAGCAGATTGGCACCTTTGCCTCT GTGGAACAGTTCTGGAAGTTTTACAGCCACATGGTCCGTCCCGGGGACCTGACAGGCCACAGTGACTTTCATCTCTTTAAAGAAGGAATCAAACCTATGTGGGAG GATGATGCAAATAAAAATGGGGGCAAGTGGATCATTCGACTCCGGAAGGGCTTAGCTTCCCGCTGCTGGGAGAATCTCATCCTGGCCATGCTCGGGGAACAGTTCATGGTTGGGGAGGAGATCTGCGGGGCTGTGGTCTCTGTCCGCTTCCAG GAGGACATTATTTCTATATGGAATAAGACTGCCAGCGACCAAGCAACCACAGCCCGAATCCGGGACACTCTTCGGCGCGTGCTTAACCTACCTCCCAACACCATTATGGAATACAAAACTCACACCGACAGCATCAA GAAAAGCTTACAATCGTGCAGATTCttcagggagagaagaagaaacccAAACTGCTCATCAGATTAG
- the Eif4e2 gene encoding eukaryotic translation initiation factor 4E type 2 isoform X2, which produces MNNKFDALKDDDSGDHDQNEENSTQKDGEKEKTDRDKSQSGGKRKAVVPGPAEHPLQYNYTFWYSRRTPGRPTSSQSYEQNIKQIGTFASVEQFWKFYSHMVRPGDLTGHSDFHLFKEGIKPMWEDDANKNGGKWIIRLRKGLASRCWENLILAMLGEQFMVGEEICGAVVSVRFQEDIISIWNKTASDQATTARIRDTLRRVLNLPPNTIMEYKTHTDSIKDNSSFRNTKITL; this is translated from the exons ATGAACAACAAGTTCGACGC CTTAAAAGATGATGACAGTGGAGACCATGATCAGAATGAAGAAAACAGCACACAGAAAGATGGTGAGAAGGAAAAAACAGACCGAGATAAGAGCCAGAGTGGTGGCAAGAGGAAG GCTGTTGTCCCTGGACCAGCAGAACATCCCCTGCAGTACAACTACACCTTTTGGTACTCTAGGAGAACCCCTGGCCGTCCCACCAGTTCACAGAGCTATGAGCAGAACATCAAGCAGATTGGCACCTTTGCCTCT GTGGAACAGTTCTGGAAGTTTTACAGCCACATGGTCCGTCCCGGGGACCTGACAGGCCACAGTGACTTTCATCTCTTTAAAGAAGGAATCAAACCTATGTGGGAG GATGATGCAAATAAAAATGGGGGCAAGTGGATCATTCGACTCCGGAAGGGCTTAGCTTCCCGCTGCTGGGAGAATCTCATCCTGGCCATGCTCGGGGAACAGTTCATGGTTGGGGAGGAGATCTGCGGGGCTGTGGTCTCTGTCCGCTTCCAG GAGGACATTATTTCTATATGGAATAAGACTGCCAGCGACCAAGCAACCACAGCCCGAATCCGGGACACTCTTCGGCGCGTGCTTAACCTACCTCCCAACACCATTATGGAATACAAAACTCACACCGACAGCATCAA GGACAATTCAAGCTTTCGAAATACAAAAATCACATTGTGA
- the Eif4e2 gene encoding eukaryotic translation initiation factor 4E type 2 isoform 3 (isoform 3 is encoded by transcript variant 3) has translation MNNKFDALKDDDSGDHDQNEENSTQKDGEKEKTDRDKSQSGGKRKAVVPGPAEHPLQYNYTFWYSRRTPGRPTSSQSYEQNIKQIGTFASVEQFWKFYSHMVRPGDLTGHSDFHLFKEGIKPMWEDDANKNGGKWIIRLRKGLASRCWENLILAMLGEQFMVGEEICGAVVSVRFQEDIISIWNKTASDQATTARIRDTLRRVLNLPPNTIMEYKTHTDSIKAWEEFHGLVNSSGR, from the exons ATGAACAACAAGTTCGACGC CTTAAAAGATGATGACAGTGGAGACCATGATCAGAATGAAGAAAACAGCACACAGAAAGATGGTGAGAAGGAAAAAACAGACCGAGATAAGAGCCAGAGTGGTGGCAAGAGGAAG GCTGTTGTCCCTGGACCAGCAGAACATCCCCTGCAGTACAACTACACCTTTTGGTACTCTAGGAGAACCCCTGGCCGTCCCACCAGTTCACAGAGCTATGAGCAGAACATCAAGCAGATTGGCACCTTTGCCTCT GTGGAACAGTTCTGGAAGTTTTACAGCCACATGGTCCGTCCCGGGGACCTGACAGGCCACAGTGACTTTCATCTCTTTAAAGAAGGAATCAAACCTATGTGGGAG GATGATGCAAATAAAAATGGGGGCAAGTGGATCATTCGACTCCGGAAGGGCTTAGCTTCCCGCTGCTGGGAGAATCTCATCCTGGCCATGCTCGGGGAACAGTTCATGGTTGGGGAGGAGATCTGCGGGGCTGTGGTCTCTGTCCGCTTCCAG GAGGACATTATTTCTATATGGAATAAGACTGCCAGCGACCAAGCAACCACAGCCCGAATCCGGGACACTCTTCGGCGCGTGCTTAACCTACCTCCCAACACCATTATGGAATACAAAACTCACACCGACAGCATCAA GGCCTGGGAGGAGTTTCATGGCCTGGTGAACAGCAGCGGCCGCTGA
- the Eif4e2 gene encoding eukaryotic translation initiation factor 4E type 2 isoform 1 (isoform 1 is encoded by transcript variant 1): MNNKFDALKDDDSGDHDQNEENSTQKDGEKEKTDRDKSQSGGKRKAVVPGPAEHPLQYNYTFWYSRRTPGRPTSSQSYEQNIKQIGTFASVEQFWKFYSHMVRPGDLTGHSDFHLFKEGIKPMWEDDANKNGGKWIIRLRKGLASRCWENLILAMLGEQFMVGEEICGAVVSVRFQEDIISIWNKTASDQATTARIRDTLRRVLNLPPNTIMEYKTHTDSIKMPGRLGPQRLLFQNLWKPRLNVP; encoded by the exons ATGAACAACAAGTTCGACGC CTTAAAAGATGATGACAGTGGAGACCATGATCAGAATGAAGAAAACAGCACACAGAAAGATGGTGAGAAGGAAAAAACAGACCGAGATAAGAGCCAGAGTGGTGGCAAGAGGAAG GCTGTTGTCCCTGGACCAGCAGAACATCCCCTGCAGTACAACTACACCTTTTGGTACTCTAGGAGAACCCCTGGCCGTCCCACCAGTTCACAGAGCTATGAGCAGAACATCAAGCAGATTGGCACCTTTGCCTCT GTGGAACAGTTCTGGAAGTTTTACAGCCACATGGTCCGTCCCGGGGACCTGACAGGCCACAGTGACTTTCATCTCTTTAAAGAAGGAATCAAACCTATGTGGGAG GATGATGCAAATAAAAATGGGGGCAAGTGGATCATTCGACTCCGGAAGGGCTTAGCTTCCCGCTGCTGGGAGAATCTCATCCTGGCCATGCTCGGGGAACAGTTCATGGTTGGGGAGGAGATCTGCGGGGCTGTGGTCTCTGTCCGCTTCCAG GAGGACATTATTTCTATATGGAATAAGACTGCCAGCGACCAAGCAACCACAGCCCGAATCCGGGACACTCTTCGGCGCGTGCTTAACCTACCTCCCAACACCATTATGGAATACAAAACTCACACCGACAGCATCAA AATGCCAGGCAGGCTGGGCCCCCAAAGGCTCCTTTTTCAAAACCTCTGGAAGCCGCGATTGAATGTGCCATGA
- the Eif4e2 gene encoding eukaryotic translation initiation factor 4E type 2 isoform 2 (isoform 2 is encoded by transcript variant 2), which produces MSLKDDDSGDHDQNEENSTQKDGEKEKTDRDKSQSGGKRKAVVPGPAEHPLQYNYTFWYSRRTPGRPTSSQSYEQNIKQIGTFASVEQFWKFYSHMVRPGDLTGHSDFHLFKEGIKPMWEDDANKNGGKWIIRLRKGLASRCWENLILAMLGEQFMVGEEICGAVVSVRFQEDIISIWNKTASDQATTARIRDTLRRVLNLPPNTIMEYKTHTDSIKMPGRLGPQRLLFQNLWKPRLNVP; this is translated from the exons ATGAG CTTAAAAGATGATGACAGTGGAGACCATGATCAGAATGAAGAAAACAGCACACAGAAAGATGGTGAGAAGGAAAAAACAGACCGAGATAAGAGCCAGAGTGGTGGCAAGAGGAAG GCTGTTGTCCCTGGACCAGCAGAACATCCCCTGCAGTACAACTACACCTTTTGGTACTCTAGGAGAACCCCTGGCCGTCCCACCAGTTCACAGAGCTATGAGCAGAACATCAAGCAGATTGGCACCTTTGCCTCT GTGGAACAGTTCTGGAAGTTTTACAGCCACATGGTCCGTCCCGGGGACCTGACAGGCCACAGTGACTTTCATCTCTTTAAAGAAGGAATCAAACCTATGTGGGAG GATGATGCAAATAAAAATGGGGGCAAGTGGATCATTCGACTCCGGAAGGGCTTAGCTTCCCGCTGCTGGGAGAATCTCATCCTGGCCATGCTCGGGGAACAGTTCATGGTTGGGGAGGAGATCTGCGGGGCTGTGGTCTCTGTCCGCTTCCAG GAGGACATTATTTCTATATGGAATAAGACTGCCAGCGACCAAGCAACCACAGCCCGAATCCGGGACACTCTTCGGCGCGTGCTTAACCTACCTCCCAACACCATTATGGAATACAAAACTCACACCGACAGCATCAA AATGCCAGGCAGGCTGGGCCCCCAAAGGCTCCTTTTTCAAAACCTCTGGAAGCCGCGATTGAATGTGCCATGA
- the Eif4e2 gene encoding eukaryotic translation initiation factor 4E type 2 isoform 4 (isoform 4 is encoded by transcript variant 4), protein MSLKDDDSGDHDQNEENSTQKDGEKEKTDRDKSQSGGKRKAVVPGPAEHPLQYNYTFWYSRRTPGRPTSSQSYEQNIKQIGTFASVEQFWKFYSHMVRPGDLTGHSDFHLFKEGIKPMWEDDANKNGGKWIIRLRKGLASRCWENLILAMLGEQFMVGEEICGAVVSVRFQEDIISIWNKTASDQATTARIRDTLRRVLNLPPNTIMEYKTHTDSIKAWEEFHGLVNSSGR, encoded by the exons ATGAG CTTAAAAGATGATGACAGTGGAGACCATGATCAGAATGAAGAAAACAGCACACAGAAAGATGGTGAGAAGGAAAAAACAGACCGAGATAAGAGCCAGAGTGGTGGCAAGAGGAAG GCTGTTGTCCCTGGACCAGCAGAACATCCCCTGCAGTACAACTACACCTTTTGGTACTCTAGGAGAACCCCTGGCCGTCCCACCAGTTCACAGAGCTATGAGCAGAACATCAAGCAGATTGGCACCTTTGCCTCT GTGGAACAGTTCTGGAAGTTTTACAGCCACATGGTCCGTCCCGGGGACCTGACAGGCCACAGTGACTTTCATCTCTTTAAAGAAGGAATCAAACCTATGTGGGAG GATGATGCAAATAAAAATGGGGGCAAGTGGATCATTCGACTCCGGAAGGGCTTAGCTTCCCGCTGCTGGGAGAATCTCATCCTGGCCATGCTCGGGGAACAGTTCATGGTTGGGGAGGAGATCTGCGGGGCTGTGGTCTCTGTCCGCTTCCAG GAGGACATTATTTCTATATGGAATAAGACTGCCAGCGACCAAGCAACCACAGCCCGAATCCGGGACACTCTTCGGCGCGTGCTTAACCTACCTCCCAACACCATTATGGAATACAAAACTCACACCGACAGCATCAA GGCCTGGGAGGAGTTTCATGGCCTGGTGAACAGCAGCGGCCGCTGA
- the Eif4e2 gene encoding eukaryotic translation initiation factor 4E type 2 isoform 5 (isoform 5 is encoded by transcript variant 5), translated as MSLKDDDSGDHDQNEENSTQKDGEKEKTDRDKSQSGGKRKAVVPGPAEHPLQYNYTFWYSRRTPGRPTSSQSYEQNIKQIGTFASVEQFWKFYSHMVRPGDLTGHSDFHLFKEGIKPMWEDDANKNGGKWIIRLRKGLASRCWENLILAMLGEQFMVGEEICGAVVSVRFQEDIISIWNKTASDQATTARIRDTLRRVLNLPPNTIMEYKTHTDSIKDNSSFRNTKITL; from the exons ATGAG CTTAAAAGATGATGACAGTGGAGACCATGATCAGAATGAAGAAAACAGCACACAGAAAGATGGTGAGAAGGAAAAAACAGACCGAGATAAGAGCCAGAGTGGTGGCAAGAGGAAG GCTGTTGTCCCTGGACCAGCAGAACATCCCCTGCAGTACAACTACACCTTTTGGTACTCTAGGAGAACCCCTGGCCGTCCCACCAGTTCACAGAGCTATGAGCAGAACATCAAGCAGATTGGCACCTTTGCCTCT GTGGAACAGTTCTGGAAGTTTTACAGCCACATGGTCCGTCCCGGGGACCTGACAGGCCACAGTGACTTTCATCTCTTTAAAGAAGGAATCAAACCTATGTGGGAG GATGATGCAAATAAAAATGGGGGCAAGTGGATCATTCGACTCCGGAAGGGCTTAGCTTCCCGCTGCTGGGAGAATCTCATCCTGGCCATGCTCGGGGAACAGTTCATGGTTGGGGAGGAGATCTGCGGGGCTGTGGTCTCTGTCCGCTTCCAG GAGGACATTATTTCTATATGGAATAAGACTGCCAGCGACCAAGCAACCACAGCCCGAATCCGGGACACTCTTCGGCGCGTGCTTAACCTACCTCCCAACACCATTATGGAATACAAAACTCACACCGACAGCATCAA GGACAATTCAAGCTTTCGAAATACAAAAATCACATTGTGA